From Streptomyces sp. TLI_053, a single genomic window includes:
- a CDS encoding inorganic diphosphatase: MEFDVLIEIPKGSRNKYEVDHETGRLRLDRMLFTSTRYPADYGYVEGTLADDGDPLDALVILDEPTFPGCLIKCRVIGMFKMTDEAGGDDKLLCVPATDPRWEHLQDIHHVSEFDRLEIQHFFEVYKDLEPGKSVEGANWVGRAEAEAEVTASIKRLAEQGGH, from the coding sequence TTGGAGTTCGACGTCCTTATCGAAATCCCTAAGGGCTCTCGTAACAAGTACGAGGTCGACCACGAGACCGGTCGCCTTCGGCTCGACCGGATGCTCTTCACCTCGACCCGCTACCCGGCCGACTACGGCTACGTCGAGGGCACCCTGGCGGACGACGGTGACCCGCTGGACGCCCTGGTCATCCTGGACGAGCCGACCTTCCCCGGTTGCCTGATCAAGTGCCGTGTCATCGGCATGTTCAAGATGACGGACGAGGCCGGCGGCGACGACAAGCTGCTCTGCGTCCCGGCGACGGACCCGCGCTGGGAGCACCTGCAGGACATCCACCACGTGTCGGAGTTCGACCGTCTGGAGATCCAGCACTTCTTCGAGGTCTACAAGGACCTGGAGCCCGGCAAGTCCGTCGAGGGTGCCAACTGGGTCGGCCGCGCCGAGGCCGAGGCCGAGGTCACCGCGTCGATCAAGCGCCTGGCGGAGCAGGGCGGCCACTGA
- the dacB gene encoding D-alanyl-D-alanine carboxypeptidase/D-alanyl-D-alanine-endopeptidase, with the protein MRAGAGPGRRHGGTAAGLFGASLLVAATVLGAGGASALPSAPPAGSASPGGPGAGGNTRGGQDEGNGRRGENRGDKENRGEKGDRGDQGDRGDRGEESGRPGSPGSSSARPGTAPPSTTASAPPAPASPSASATASAPTSATASAKPSAVARPAPAGAVLAAAEAGPGAGLPTAQGLQQALATVLTDQNLGTVGLAVADAADGRLLYGKGENTAATPASTTKLATSVAALSLIPGDTRLVTRVVKSAATGGITLVGGGDPTLTALPADQVQIAGVPADPDTAPASLDALARQTAAALKAAGTTTVVLDYDVSLYTGPLLHKNHDGENIAAVTPLMVDEGKADPKSLADAPARVADPAGAAAEAFANLLKAQGVTVQGKAKAAAAPAAADAPVLGRVDSPTMARLVERMLTTSDNTLAEAIARQAAIAAHQPAAFEGAATAVTQELARLGVPMTGVVLNDGSGLHPGNAIPPAVLVGLLGLAASAQHPTLRPVLTGLPIAGFTGTLGKRFGAGSGAADAAGLVRAKTGSLSGVNTLAGTVVDADGRLLAFALMTRTGAPVDTARAAMDRVVARLAACGCR; encoded by the coding sequence GTGCGAGCAGGGGCTGGGCCGGGGCGCCGGCACGGGGGTACGGCCGCGGGGCTGTTCGGGGCGTCGTTGCTGGTCGCCGCGACGGTGCTGGGGGCGGGGGGCGCCTCCGCGCTGCCGTCCGCGCCGCCGGCCGGATCGGCCTCGCCGGGCGGACCGGGGGCCGGTGGCAACACCCGGGGCGGCCAGGACGAGGGCAACGGCCGGCGGGGCGAGAACCGGGGCGACAAGGAGAACCGGGGCGAAAAGGGCGACCGGGGGGACCAGGGCGATCGGGGCGACCGGGGCGAGGAGTCGGGCCGGCCCGGGAGCCCGGGCAGCAGCTCCGCCCGCCCCGGCACCGCCCCGCCGTCCACCACCGCGTCCGCCCCGCCCGCACCGGCCTCGCCGTCCGCCTCGGCCACCGCCTCGGCGCCCACCTCGGCCACCGCCTCCGCCAAGCCCTCCGCCGTCGCCCGGCCGGCCCCGGCCGGTGCCGTGCTGGCCGCCGCCGAGGCCGGCCCGGGCGCCGGACTGCCCACCGCGCAGGGCCTCCAGCAGGCGCTGGCCACCGTGCTCACCGACCAGAACCTCGGCACCGTCGGCCTCGCCGTCGCGGACGCCGCCGACGGCCGACTCCTGTACGGCAAGGGGGAGAACACCGCCGCCACGCCCGCCTCCACCACCAAGCTGGCCACCTCGGTCGCGGCCCTCTCGCTGATCCCGGGGGACACCCGGCTGGTCACCCGGGTCGTCAAGAGCGCGGCGACGGGCGGGATCACCCTCGTGGGTGGTGGTGACCCGACACTGACCGCGCTCCCCGCCGACCAGGTGCAGATCGCCGGTGTCCCCGCCGACCCGGACACCGCTCCCGCCTCGCTGGACGCGCTGGCCCGGCAGACCGCCGCCGCGCTGAAGGCCGCGGGCACCACCACCGTCGTGCTCGACTACGACGTCTCGCTCTACACCGGCCCGCTGCTGCACAAGAACCACGACGGCGAGAACATCGCCGCGGTGACGCCGCTGATGGTGGACGAGGGCAAGGCCGACCCGAAGAGCCTCGCCGACGCCCCCGCCCGGGTCGCCGACCCGGCCGGCGCGGCCGCCGAGGCCTTCGCCAACCTGCTGAAGGCCCAGGGAGTCACCGTCCAGGGCAAGGCGAAGGCCGCCGCCGCCCCGGCCGCCGCCGACGCCCCCGTGCTCGGCCGGGTGGACTCGCCGACCATGGCCCGGCTGGTCGAGCGGATGCTGACCACCTCCGACAACACCCTCGCCGAGGCGATCGCCCGGCAGGCCGCGATCGCGGCCCACCAGCCGGCCGCCTTCGAGGGCGCCGCCACCGCCGTCACCCAGGAACTCGCCCGGCTCGGCGTGCCGATGACCGGTGTGGTGCTCAACGACGGCAGCGGTCTGCACCCCGGCAACGCGATCCCGCCGGCGGTCCTGGTCGGACTGCTCGGCCTGGCCGCCTCCGCGCAGCACCCGACGCTGCGTCCGGTGCTGACGGGCCTGCCGATCGCCGGTTTCACCGGCACCCTCGGCAAGCGCTTCGGCGCCGGGTCCGGGGCGGCCGACGCGGCCGGTCTGGTCCGGGCCAAGACCGGCAGCCTCAGCGGCGTCAACACCCTGGCGGGCACCGTGGTGGACGCCGACGGGCGGCTGCTCGCCTTCGCCCTGATGACCCGGACCGGCGCCCCGGTCGACACCGCCCGCGCCGCGATGGACCGCGTGGTGGCCAGGCTGGCGGCCTGCGGCTGCCGCTGA
- a CDS encoding biliverdin-producing heme oxygenase — MSTPEQPVVPFSTVLRTASSAEHEAAEQSSFMSRLLGGHLGIEAYADLTGQLWFVYRALEERAEELAEHPVAGPFVDSTILRTAAIERDLAHLRGPDWREGLVPLPATAAYVARLEELAREWPAGWIAHHYTRYLGDLSGGQIIRGIAEKTWGFERKGDGVRFYVFEQVENPAAFKRDYRAKLDAAGLALDEVELRRVVEECKRAFQLNGALFQDLDTRYPLSA; from the coding sequence ATGTCCACGCCCGAGCAGCCCGTCGTCCCGTTCTCCACCGTGCTGCGCACCGCGAGCAGCGCCGAGCACGAGGCCGCCGAACAGTCCTCGTTCATGAGCCGCCTGCTCGGCGGGCACCTCGGGATCGAGGCCTACGCCGACCTCACCGGCCAGCTCTGGTTCGTCTACCGCGCCCTGGAGGAGCGGGCCGAGGAGCTGGCGGAGCACCCGGTGGCCGGGCCGTTCGTGGACAGCACGATCCTGCGCACCGCCGCCATCGAGCGCGACCTCGCCCACCTGCGGGGGCCGGACTGGCGCGAGGGCCTCGTCCCACTGCCGGCCACCGCCGCGTACGTCGCCCGGCTCGAGGAGCTGGCCCGCGAGTGGCCGGCGGGCTGGATAGCGCACCACTACACCCGCTACCTGGGCGACCTGTCGGGCGGCCAGATCATCCGCGGCATCGCCGAGAAGACCTGGGGCTTCGAGCGCAAGGGCGACGGCGTGCGGTTCTACGTCTTCGAGCAGGTCGAGAACCCGGCCGCGTTCAAGCGCGACTACCGGGCCAAGCTGGACGCCGCGGGCCTGGCCCTGGACGAGGTCGAGCTCCGCCGGGTGGTCGAGGAGTGCAAGCGCGCGTTCCAGCTGAACGGCGCGCTCTTCCAGGACCTGGACACCCGGTACCCGCTGAGCGCCTGA